Proteins found in one Cetobacterium somerae genomic segment:
- a CDS encoding rhamnulokinase, which yields MKSVLCLDLGASSGRAIIVTNNNCLELNEVHRFPTKTLNKNGKIYWDLPYILNEIKIGIKKALKENSNIQSLGIDTWGCDYGWLDENGQLFRNPRSYRTCIPQKVIDEVHNKISLEEHYNICGNGHFAFNSIYQLCYDIKYENILESGAKEFLFMPNLILYYLTGEKVWEYTIASTSGLLNAENRDWSKTIFQKLEIPSTIKGELTHPGTTSYFLKDEILKELDISQNIPIVCVPGHDSACAVIGANLDNNSAYLINGTWSLLGVELSKTITDLVGLKKGLVNEGSLEKKIRFMSMTIGTLPLQSLRNQWKKENENIDFKDFSNLAKNSILNNHIEITEEFLITSDIENLIKDKYFKKYRCVINSKEDILRIIYNSLGNNYRESLELIKTLSNKEINNVVLLGGGNQDSFLIEIIRKSFDCSIIIGPIEASVTGNALIQFKSL from the coding sequence ATGAAATCCGTTTTATGTTTAGATTTAGGTGCTTCTAGTGGAAGGGCAATCATTGTTACAAATAATAATTGCTTAGAATTAAATGAAGTTCATAGATTTCCAACCAAAACTTTAAATAAAAATGGAAAAATTTATTGGGATTTGCCCTATATTTTAAATGAAATTAAAATAGGAATAAAAAAAGCACTTAAAGAAAATTCAAATATTCAATCTTTAGGCATAGATACTTGGGGATGTGACTATGGATGGTTGGATGAAAATGGTCAACTTTTTAGAAATCCGAGATCATATAGAACTTGTATACCACAAAAAGTAATTGATGAGGTTCATAATAAAATATCATTGGAAGAACATTATAACATTTGTGGAAATGGTCATTTTGCATTTAATTCAATATATCAACTATGTTATGATATAAAGTATGAAAATATATTAGAGAGTGGTGCTAAAGAATTTTTATTTATGCCAAACTTAATTTTATATTATTTAACAGGAGAAAAAGTATGGGAATATACTATAGCTTCTACCTCTGGATTATTAAATGCTGAAAATCGAGATTGGTCTAAAACTATTTTCCAAAAGTTAGAAATTCCTTCAACGATTAAAGGTGAGCTGACTCATCCAGGGACTACATCTTATTTTTTAAAAGATGAAATTTTAAAAGAGTTAGATATATCTCAAAATATACCAATAGTTTGTGTTCCAGGTCATGATTCAGCTTGTGCAGTTATTGGAGCTAATTTAGATAACAATAGTGCATATTTGATAAATGGAACTTGGTCTCTTTTAGGAGTTGAGCTTTCTAAAACTATAACTGATTTAGTAGGATTAAAAAAGGGGTTGGTAAATGAAGGATCTTTAGAAAAAAAAATAAGATTTATGTCTATGACAATAGGAACGTTACCATTACAATCTTTAAGAAATCAATGGAAAAAAGAAAATGAAAATATAGATTTTAAAGATTTTTCAAATCTAGCTAAAAATTCTATTTTGAATAATCATATTGAAATAACTGAAGAGTTTTTAATCACATCTGATATTGAAAATCTAATAAAAGATAAATATTTTAAAAAGTATCGTTGTGTAATAAATTCTAAAGAAGATATTTTAAGAATAATCTATAACAGTTTAGGAAATAACTATAGAGAATCTTTAGAATTAATAAAAACTTTATCTAATAAAGAGATTAATAATGTTGTACTTTTAGGAGGAGGTAATCAAGATAGTTTTTTAATAGAAATTATTAGAAAATCTTTTGATTGTTCCATTATAATAGGTCCAATTGAAGCTTCAGTTACAGGAAATGCTTTAATACAATTTAAAAGTTTATAA
- a CDS encoding carbohydrate ABC transporter permease → MKQKQTHHVVITYSFLIFVSLSFIGPMIFTVFSSFKNNNEIFSTPFSIPKIFRVENFIEAWNAANMGTYFFNSIVISVSTVIILIFTASMVSFILSRFNFKFNKYLSVFFLLGMMIPMQSVLVPISYFVGILNLKNNLIALVLVYVAFSLPFSILVLTGFMKGINNSLIEAAIIDGASFWQVYLKLVLPLSMPAIATVSIFNFLGAWNNVVFPLLFINDNKLKPITLGLLNFNGERGSEYGLLMAAITITVLIPLIIYMLFQEKIEGGLTAGAIKE, encoded by the coding sequence ATGAAACAAAAGCAAACTCATCACGTAGTTATAACTTATTCATTTTTAATTTTTGTAAGCTTATCTTTCATAGGTCCTATGATTTTTACAGTTTTTTCTTCTTTTAAAAATAATAATGAGATATTTTCTACTCCCTTTTCAATTCCTAAAATTTTTAGAGTGGAAAATTTCATTGAAGCTTGGAATGCTGCTAATATGGGAACTTATTTTTTCAATAGTATAGTGATTTCGGTATCAACTGTTATTATTTTAATTTTTACTGCATCAATGGTTTCGTTTATTTTATCGAGATTTAACTTTAAATTTAATAAGTATCTGTCAGTATTCTTTCTTCTTGGGATGATGATACCTATGCAAAGTGTATTGGTTCCTATTTCATATTTTGTGGGAATTCTTAATCTAAAAAATAATTTAATAGCTTTAGTTTTAGTTTATGTTGCATTTTCTTTACCATTTAGTATTTTAGTTTTGACAGGATTTATGAAAGGGATAAATAACTCTTTAATAGAAGCTGCTATTATTGATGGTGCCAGTTTTTGGCAAGTTTACTTAAAATTAGTGCTTCCTTTAAGTATGCCAGCTATTGCTACTGTATCTATTTTTAATTTTTTAGGAGCATGGAATAATGTGGTTTTTCCTCTCCTTTTTATAAATGATAATAAATTAAAGCCTATAACTCTTGGGCTTCTTAACTTTAATGGTGAGCGTGGTTCAGAATATGGATTGTTAATGGCTGCTATCACAATTACAGTTTTGATACCTTTGATTATCTATATGTTATTTCAAGAAAAAATAGAAGGTGGGTTAACCGCTGGAGCCATAAAGGAGTAA
- a CDS encoding beta-galactosidase trimerization domain-containing protein codes for MKKEIQRQIHLDFHTSEFIEDIGIDFDPTEFGETLKNAHVNSVTLFARCHHGWLYYPSKKYPHLIHPNLKNKNLLIEQIEVCHKQGIKTPIYTTVQWDGRVMRENPEWLSLDENGEFIDTQNIPKPHFYNTICLNTEYRQFFKEHLEDIVSSVGKDRIDGFFLDILFKVDCNCKQCQEKMKALNMDIYDKEERLIYSSIMLDEFRREIATYIENLVPGKSLFFNSSHVGPNFKKALDVYSHLELESLPSGGWGYDHFPATVRYARNLGKDIIGMTGKFHTYWGDFHSYKNLEALEFECFNMLTLGAGCSIGDQLHNKGQLSLSSYDLIGKVYEQIERKEEFCTEITPMSEIALLTPEESYSSNESGIDPGLIGAMRILQEMSYQFEIIDSSMDFYKYKVLILPDKIEFNITLKNKLENYMKNGGKIISSYISLIDTSNENNLFSLKYLGESEFDRDFILPNEKIGRSLPKEEHVMYLKGIKVEAINSEVVLETIEPYFNREGIFFCSHQHAPSSGKKGFPGALKGNNYIYFSHPIFRIYRKNGAKWCKEILKDSLEMLLDKKLVDHNGPTTLITSLNEQKNENRIILHLLNYLIEKPSQDIYTIQNKLKLYELEVKVNIPDKKIVSIFEEETREEIPFEQNGQIIKFKINSVNGHHMTIFNYEN; via the coding sequence ATGAAAAAAGAAATCCAAAGACAAATACATTTAGATTTCCATACTAGTGAATTTATAGAAGATATTGGAATAGATTTTGATCCAACAGAGTTTGGAGAAACTTTAAAAAATGCCCATGTCAATTCAGTGACGTTGTTTGCACGATGTCATCATGGATGGCTTTATTATCCATCTAAAAAATACCCACATTTAATTCATCCTAATTTAAAAAATAAAAATCTATTAATAGAACAAATAGAGGTTTGTCATAAGCAAGGTATAAAAACGCCAATATATACAACAGTTCAATGGGATGGAAGAGTGATGAGAGAAAATCCAGAATGGTTATCTTTAGATGAAAATGGCGAGTTTATCGATACACAAAATATTCCAAAGCCTCATTTTTATAATACAATTTGCCTAAATACTGAGTATCGTCAATTTTTTAAAGAACATTTGGAAGATATTGTAAGTTCTGTTGGAAAAGATAGAATTGATGGTTTTTTTCTAGATATTTTATTTAAAGTCGATTGTAATTGTAAACAGTGTCAAGAAAAAATGAAGGCTCTAAATATGGATATATATGATAAAGAAGAAAGACTAATTTATTCCTCTATTATGCTAGATGAGTTTAGAAGAGAAATTGCAACTTATATTGAAAATCTTGTACCAGGAAAAAGTTTATTTTTTAATAGCTCTCATGTAGGACCAAATTTCAAAAAAGCTTTAGATGTATATTCTCATTTAGAACTAGAATCTTTACCGAGCGGTGGATGGGGATATGATCACTTTCCTGCTACGGTAAGGTATGCTAGAAATTTAGGAAAAGATATTATTGGAATGACTGGTAAATTTCATACTTATTGGGGAGATTTTCATTCATATAAAAATTTAGAAGCTTTAGAATTTGAATGCTTTAATATGCTGACATTAGGGGCTGGATGTTCTATAGGAGATCAGCTTCATAATAAAGGGCAATTATCTTTAAGTTCTTATGATTTAATTGGAAAAGTTTATGAACAAATAGAAAGAAAAGAAGAGTTTTGTACAGAAATTACACCGATGTCAGAAATAGCGCTTTTAACACCAGAAGAATCTTATTCTTCTAATGAAAGTGGAATAGATCCTGGGCTCATAGGTGCTATGAGAATACTTCAAGAAATGTCTTATCAATTTGAAATTATAGATTCTTCTATGGATTTTTATAAATACAAAGTCCTTATTTTGCCAGATAAAATAGAATTTAATATAACATTAAAAAATAAATTAGAAAATTATATGAAAAATGGTGGAAAAATAATTAGTTCTTACATATCTTTAATAGATACTAGTAATGAAAATAATCTTTTTTCATTAAAGTATCTTGGAGAATCAGAGTTTGACAGAGATTTTATTCTTCCTAATGAAAAGATAGGGAGATCTCTTCCTAAAGAAGAGCATGTAATGTATTTAAAAGGAATCAAAGTAGAAGCAATAAATAGTGAAGTTGTTTTAGAAACAATAGAACCTTACTTTAATAGAGAGGGTATATTTTTCTGCTCACACCAACACGCTCCATCATCTGGAAAAAAGGGGTTTCCAGGAGCTTTAAAGGGCAATAATTACATTTATTTTTCACATCCAATTTTTAGAATATATAGAAAAAATGGTGCTAAATGGTGTAAGGAGATACTTAAAGATAGTTTGGAAATGCTATTAGATAAAAAATTAGTTGATCACAATGGTCCCACAACTCTAATAACTAGTTTAAATGAACAAAAAAATGAGAATCGAATTATTCTTCATCTTTTAAACTATCTTATAGAAAAACCTTCTCAAGATATTTATACAATCCAAAATAAATTAAAATTATATGAATTAGAAGTTAAAGTTAATATCCCTGATAAAAAGATTGTATCTATTTTTGAAGAGGAAACAAGAGAGGAGATTCCGTTTGAACAGAATGGACAAATAATAAAATTTAAAATTAACTCTGTGAATGGTCATCATATGACTATATTTAATTATGAAAATTAG
- a CDS encoding carbohydrate ABC transporter permease: MIKIHKKSDKMLILGFVLPALLIYVAFQIIPLIGALVFSVSKWNGLAVSPVKFVGLDNFKILLNDKNFLISLKNMIKMVVFSVGFHTPIALLLAVAINSKCRGHKLFKAIFFVPTIFPLTAVGLMWYFIFMPNGALNLFLKSVNLHQHVVPWLINESTAMNAIISVNIWVGVGFYMVILLAGLATIPDELYEAAQIDGANSIKQFFLITIPMLKPIIGICIVMDIIGSIKVFDLIFAMTEGGPNGLTNLPTTLLYYESFRYDNFGKGSAIGVLLLLLALSLVFLSNFLTGEKRRSK; the protein is encoded by the coding sequence ATGATAAAAATTCATAAAAAATCAGATAAAATGTTAATCCTAGGATTTGTTTTACCAGCGTTACTTATATATGTTGCTTTTCAAATTATCCCACTAATTGGAGCATTAGTATTTTCTGTTTCTAAATGGAATGGATTAGCTGTCTCTCCTGTTAAATTCGTTGGATTAGATAATTTTAAAATTCTTCTAAATGATAAGAATTTCTTAATATCTTTAAAAAATATGATAAAAATGGTGGTATTTAGTGTTGGCTTTCATACTCCTATAGCTCTTTTGTTAGCTGTAGCTATAAACTCAAAGTGTAGAGGTCATAAACTTTTTAAAGCTATATTCTTTGTTCCTACTATATTCCCTTTAACTGCAGTAGGACTTATGTGGTATTTTATATTTATGCCCAATGGTGCTCTAAATTTATTTTTAAAATCTGTAAATTTACATCAGCATGTTGTACCTTGGCTAATAAATGAAAGTACTGCTATGAATGCTATAATATCAGTTAATATTTGGGTAGGTGTTGGATTTTATATGGTTATTTTATTGGCAGGATTAGCAACAATTCCAGATGAGCTTTACGAGGCTGCACAAATTGATGGAGCTAATTCAATTAAACAATTTTTTTTAATAACTATTCCAATGTTAAAGCCAATCATAGGAATATGTATTGTTATGGATATTATAGGGTCTATTAAAGTTTTTGATCTAATATTTGCCATGACTGAGGGTGGACCTAATGGTTTGACTAATTTACCAACCACTTTGCTTTATTACGAATCTTTTAGATATGATAATTTTGGAAAGGGAAGTGCAATTGGAGTTTTACTTTTGCTCTTAGCATTATCTTTAGTATTTTTAAGTAATTTTTTAACTGGAGAAAAAAGGAGGAGTAAATGA
- a CDS encoding LacI family DNA-binding transcriptional regulator, which yields MKLKEIAKSANTSVSTVSRVLNNKTGVGKEKRDLIEKLLIESGFYNNSYKIANDIKRIAVIVSDLKNPFFSEIVKKITEESRKESYQVLIFDTDENFQNEIESIDSIIKSNILGVIMCPSGGSNSEKNLKKLEDYSIPFVLFDRELDFYHDGVFLDDFKAGFLATEALIKENHSNIGILVGKLKHKNMYNRFLGYCHALKVYNIEFNNSFIYEIDLEVQDGYNVAKSICSKNSNLSAIFSCSNLITLGFIKYQNEINKKNKISIIGFDNPDYFDILNLNISSITRSISEIGLISAKMLFKKLKNNTEHTQKIIINPILKLKGSEKIKNEAVDN from the coding sequence ATGAAATTAAAAGAAATTGCTAAAAGTGCAAATACCTCTGTTTCAACAGTATCTAGAGTTTTAAATAATAAAACAGGTGTAGGAAAAGAAAAACGAGATTTAATTGAAAAACTTTTAATAGAATCTGGATTTTATAATAACTCTTATAAAATAGCTAATGATATAAAAAGAATTGCTGTCATTGTCTCAGATTTGAAAAATCCTTTTTTTTCTGAAATTGTAAAAAAGATAACTGAAGAGTCAAGAAAAGAGTCCTATCAAGTACTAATTTTTGATACAGATGAAAACTTTCAAAATGAAATAGAATCAATTGATTCTATAATTAAATCAAATATTCTAGGTGTTATAATGTGTCCTTCTGGTGGTAGTAACTCTGAAAAAAATTTAAAAAAACTAGAAGACTATTCTATCCCCTTTGTTTTATTTGATCGAGAGCTAGATTTTTATCATGATGGAGTTTTTTTAGATGATTTTAAAGCAGGTTTTCTCGCAACAGAAGCTTTAATAAAAGAGAATCATAGTAATATAGGAATTTTAGTTGGAAAATTGAAGCATAAAAATATGTATAATAGATTTCTTGGTTATTGTCACGCTCTAAAAGTTTATAATATTGAATTCAATAATAGTTTTATTTATGAAATTGACTTAGAAGTTCAAGATGGTTACAATGTTGCAAAAAGTATTTGTTCAAAAAACTCTAACCTATCAGCTATTTTTTCCTGTAGTAATCTTATTACACTTGGTTTTATAAAATATCAAAATGAAATTAATAAAAAAAATAAAATTTCTATCATCGGGTTTGACAATCCAGATTATTTTGATATATTAAATTTAAATATAAGCTCTATTACTAGATCTATTTCTGAAATAGGATTGATTTCAGCAAAAATGTTATTTAAAAAATTAAAAAACAATACGGAGCACACTCAAAAAATTATTATAAATCCTATTTTAAAATTAAAAGGCTCTGAAAAAATAAAAAATGAAGCTGTAGATAACTAA
- a CDS encoding ABC transporter substrate-binding protein, which yields MIKKIIKSLTLCSICLAFLACGDKSKDNDRVKIRLLTRMAGTSNSVKVYKDIIYQFEQKYPDVIVVDESQGDESSFNNKLKTDLASGTLPNIFRIQGVANLGEYVDTNLLADMKPILDEDKEWGEGFNKGALNYYTIPGKDGIYAIPMEQGLMGFYYNKDLFNKAGVEKFPETWDEFLVAIDKLKGINVIPIALGAKSTYSVGHLHNQIFYRWLGVDAAKKLGSREIKWTDPEVVQTLEFIKVLNDKDAFSPSAPGISNDIATTQFKNGEAAMIFTGPWNISTFVDSEKTPVYANIDFAKFPYFKEKAEFKNQDMQVISPYMISGNLKGKEKDYTIELLKMLTSKDAGIRYVNEAEFLLPRIDFEADKNKVGELFLANNTLAQTSDGIGVDVFDFDKIPSMQDRTRNSIVSVLMGASPMEAGKEIQEEISRKE from the coding sequence ATGATAAAAAAAATAATTAAATCACTTACTCTTTGTAGCATATGTTTAGCTTTTCTTGCTTGTGGAGATAAATCTAAAGATAATGATAGGGTTAAAATTAGATTATTAACTAGAATGGCTGGAACATCAAATTCAGTCAAAGTTTATAAAGATATTATTTATCAGTTTGAACAAAAATATCCAGATGTTATTGTTGTAGATGAATCTCAAGGAGATGAGTCTTCTTTTAATAATAAATTAAAAACAGATTTAGCCTCTGGAACTTTACCTAATATTTTTAGAATACAAGGAGTTGCTAATTTAGGGGAATATGTTGATACAAACTTATTAGCTGATATGAAACCAATTTTAGATGAAGATAAAGAGTGGGGTGAAGGATTTAATAAAGGAGCTTTAAATTATTACACAATTCCTGGGAAAGATGGAATATATGCGATTCCTATGGAACAAGGATTAATGGGATTCTATTATAACAAAGATTTATTTAATAAAGCAGGTGTTGAAAAGTTTCCTGAAACTTGGGATGAATTCTTAGTTGCTATTGATAAATTAAAAGGTATTAATGTTATCCCAATTGCTTTAGGTGCAAAATCTACTTACTCAGTAGGACATTTACATAATCAGATTTTTTATCGTTGGTTAGGTGTTGATGCAGCTAAAAAACTAGGTTCAAGAGAAATTAAGTGGACTGATCCGGAAGTTGTTCAAACTTTAGAGTTTATAAAAGTTTTAAATGATAAAGATGCTTTTTCTCCTTCTGCTCCTGGAATAAGCAATGATATTGCTACAACTCAGTTCAAAAATGGTGAAGCAGCTATGATATTTACTGGTCCATGGAATATATCTACATTTGTAGACTCTGAGAAAACACCAGTTTATGCAAATATAGATTTTGCTAAATTTCCTTATTTTAAAGAAAAAGCAGAGTTTAAAAATCAAGACATGCAAGTTATTAGTCCATATATGATTTCTGGAAATTTAAAAGGAAAAGAAAAGGATTATACAATTGAACTTTTAAAAATGTTAACTTCTAAAGATGCTGGAATTAGATATGTAAATGAAGCAGAATTTTTACTTCCTCGTATTGATTTTGAAGCGGATAAAAATAAAGTAGGAGAGCTATTCTTAGCTAATAATACATTAGCTCAAACTTCTGATGGAATAGGTGTTGATGTCTTTGATTTTGATAAAATACCATCTATGCAAGATAGAACTAGAAACTCTATTGTTAGTGTTTTGATGGGAGCTTCACCAATGGAAGCTGGAAAAGAAATTCAAGAAGAGATTTCAAGAAAGGAGTAG
- a CDS encoding L-fuculose-phosphate aldolase, translating to MKIEHIREKIIATSLKMLSDQLTNGTAGNISIYDRNEKLIAITPSGIPYVLLKPEDVSVVDLDGNLIEGKTPSSELEMHLMLYRNRNDINAVIHGHTKYSTAIACLRKKLPAIDYMIAVTGDKEVRCADYASYGTKELAENCFNTMRNSRACLLANHGITTVGEDIEIAYNVLIQVEYISSLYLLSSAVGEPAIIEDEEIYNMIERFKDYGKKIK from the coding sequence TTGAAAATTGAGCATATTAGAGAAAAAATTATTGCAACATCACTAAAAATGTTGAGTGATCAACTTACAAATGGAACAGCAGGAAATATTAGTATCTACGATAGAAATGAAAAATTAATCGCAATAACTCCTTCAGGAATTCCATATGTACTTTTAAAACCTGAAGATGTATCAGTTGTTGATTTAGATGGAAATTTAATAGAAGGAAAAACACCAAGTAGTGAGTTAGAGATGCATTTAATGCTTTATAGAAATCGAAATGATATAAATGCAGTGATACACGGTCACACTAAATATTCAACAGCCATAGCATGTTTAAGAAAAAAGTTACCTGCAATAGATTATATGATAGCAGTTACAGGTGACAAAGAAGTTAGATGCGCTGATTATGCAAGTTATGGAACAAAAGAACTAGCTGAAAATTGTTTTAATACTATGAGAAATTCAAGAGCGTGTCTATTAGCTAACCATGGAATAACAACAGTAGGAGAGGATATTGAAATAGCTTATAATGTTTTAATTCAAGTAGAATATATTTCAAGTTTGTATCTATTATCTTCAGCTGTTGGAGAGCCAGCAATTATAGAAGATGAAGAAATATATAATATGATAGAAAGATTCAAAGATTATGGTAAAAAAATAAAATAG
- a CDS encoding M81 family metallopeptidase: MHHESNSFNPIITDEKDFSIRYGEDSLVFETKNNALRGIVDTLKENGYDVVPTLSARAVPNGEVSYELYSRLKKEFIERALEADKIKKLDGINLALHGSMRVVGLGEAEGDLLEELRKHFKDIPIVVALDMHTTMTDKMHKYADAYVGYKCAPHTDCFETGEHAAEILMYIFKENKIPKKSWASVPMLIAGEQSETSTEPMVYFINRCREYEKKQGVLGVSILMGYPWADSEDAAVGIYVVADDENLANTISKEIGQEFFDRRDEFSFHTETYQPEKAYEVALKALEENKFPIYLSDSGDNPTAGSSSDCTGFLKIILENSKTKDVSTPVIYGGIYDPEATLFCKGKIGQTIEVVAGAKFDTKTTKPLTLKGEVINYLEKWGTYESDLAVLRVNNVDVILAEKHVGYVTPEMYEDLRLDPKNRNIIVCKLGYLTEHHKLLSKRTIMALTTGSTNEDILNIKYEKVKRPIFPLDIDFSYKAKTKEDKRV, translated from the coding sequence ATGCATCATGAATCAAATTCTTTTAATCCGATTATCACAGATGAAAAGGATTTCTCTATAAGATATGGAGAGGATTCATTAGTTTTTGAAACAAAAAATAATGCATTAAGAGGTATAGTTGATACTTTAAAAGAAAATGGATATGATGTTGTTCCAACGCTTAGTGCAAGAGCAGTTCCAAATGGGGAGGTAAGCTACGAACTTTATAGTAGATTAAAAAAAGAATTTATTGAGAGAGCTTTAGAAGCAGACAAAATAAAAAAACTAGATGGAATCAACTTAGCTCTTCACGGTTCTATGAGAGTAGTTGGATTGGGAGAGGCAGAAGGTGATCTTTTAGAGGAACTTAGAAAGCATTTTAAAGATATCCCAATTGTAGTTGCCCTTGATATGCATACAACTATGACTGATAAAATGCACAAATACGCTGATGCATATGTTGGATATAAATGTGCTCCACACACTGATTGTTTTGAAACTGGAGAGCATGCAGCAGAGATATTAATGTATATTTTTAAAGAGAATAAAATTCCTAAAAAATCTTGGGCAAGCGTTCCAATGCTAATAGCTGGAGAACAGTCAGAAACTTCAACTGAACCTATGGTTTATTTTATAAATAGATGTAGAGAATATGAAAAAAAGCAGGGAGTTTTAGGAGTTTCTATTCTTATGGGATATCCTTGGGCAGATAGTGAAGATGCTGCTGTTGGAATCTATGTTGTAGCAGATGATGAAAATTTAGCAAATACAATTTCAAAAGAGATAGGACAAGAGTTTTTTGATAGAAGAGACGAGTTTTCTTTTCATACAGAAACTTATCAGCCTGAAAAAGCTTATGAGGTTGCCTTAAAAGCTTTAGAGGAAAATAAATTTCCAATATATTTATCAGACTCTGGAGACAATCCTACTGCAGGTTCATCATCAGATTGTACAGGATTTTTAAAAATAATTTTAGAAAATTCTAAAACGAAAGATGTATCTACTCCAGTTATTTACGGAGGAATTTATGATCCTGAAGCAACGCTATTTTGTAAAGGAAAAATTGGACAAACTATAGAGGTTGTTGCAGGAGCAAAGTTTGATACTAAAACTACAAAACCTTTAACTTTAAAAGGAGAGGTTATTAATTATTTAGAAAAATGGGGAACATATGAAAGTGATTTAGCAGTCTTAAGAGTAAATAATGTAGATGTAATTTTAGCAGAGAAACATGTAGGGTATGTGACTCCTGAAATGTATGAAGATTTAAGATTAGATCCTAAAAATCGTAATATTATTGTTTGTAAATTGGGATATTTAACTGAGCACCATAAACTTCTTTCTAAAAGAACTATCATGGCTTTAACAACAGGAAGTACTAATGAGGATATTTTAAACATAAAATATGAAAAAGTTAAAAGACCAATATTTCCGTTAGATATAGACTTCAGTTATAAAGCAAAAACTAAGGAGGATAAACGTGTATAG